From a single Populus trichocarpa isolate Nisqually-1 chromosome 17, P.trichocarpa_v4.1, whole genome shotgun sequence genomic region:
- the LOC18107101 gene encoding heat stress transcription factor A-5, with the protein MEAGSSPSAAAGGGPAPFLIKTYDMVDDSSTDEIVSWSSNKNSFVVWNPPEFARLLLPTFFKHNNFSSFIRQLNTYGFRKIDPEKWEFANEDFLKDQKHLLKNIHRRKPIHSHSNPQGSLVDQERAAYEEEIDKLSRHKAKLEASILGFSQQRSSAKLHVEDLTQRIDTMQQRQEKLLSFLEKAVQNPAFVEHLACKIESMDFSAYSKKRRLPQVDHSMPTAENSFVENHCSSRPESNVIYQDFSNKLRLELSPAVSDINLISRSTQSSNEDGGSPQRKISEGNPKDGPTRTSGLLLAPETLELSDTGTSYTFKVNPAVPRDLPASGSQAQHSLQANLTSNEEVDGLISCQLNLTLASSALQVNKNPYLARMPPLRQEIVKSPESRFNESNKDSDMRVIQNMNLGNEGTTLSSSQEIPNNSQVPASAPARVNDGFWEQFLTERPGSYENEEASSNYRANSYDEQDERRLGFGVPRNAKNMEQLSL; encoded by the exons ATGGAAGCGGGATCATCGCCATCCGCCGCCGCCGGCGGAGGACCCGCGCCGTTCTTGATAAAGACATATGACATGGTGGATGATTCATCGACTGACGAGATTGTGTCTTGGAGTTCGAACAAAAACAGCTTTGTCGTATGGAACCCTCCAGAATTCGCCAGATTGTTGCTTCCTACCTTTTTCAAGCACAATAATTTCTCTAgctttatcagacaattaaataCCTAT GGATTTAGAAAGATTGATCCTGAGAAATGGGAATTTGCCAATGAAGATTTTTTGAAAGATCAGAAGCATCTGCTTAAGAACATCCACAGAAGAAAACCAATCCACAGTCACAGCAACCCTCAAGGTTCTTTAGTGGATCAAGAAAGAGCAGCATATGAGGAAGAAATAGACAAGCTTTCACGTCATAAAGCCAAACTCGAGGCAAGTATTCTAGGGTTTTCACAGCAGCGGTCATCTGCAAAGCTTCATGTGGAAGATCTAACACAGAGGATAGATACTATGCAGCAGAGGCAGGAAAAGTTGCTGTCGTTCTTAGAGAAGGCTGTTCAAAACCCTGCTTTTGTTGAACATCTTGCTTGTAAGATTGAATCTATGGATTTTTCAGCATATAGCAAGAAGAGACGACTGCCTCAAGTTGATCACTCAATGCCAACTGCAGAAAATAGTTTTGTCGAAAATCACTGTAGTTCTAGGCCCGAGTCTAATGTCATCTATCAAGATTTCTCAAATAAGTTGAGGCTGGAATTATCACCAGCTGTTTcagatattaatttgatttcacGTAGTACGCAGAGCTCCAATGAAGACGGGGGAAGCCCACAAAGGAAAATATCTGAAGGGAATCCAAAAGATGGACCTACTAGGACATCAGGTTTACTATTGGCACCTGAAACATTGGAACTTTCGGATACTGGGACATCGTATACATTTAAAGTGAATCCTGCTGTCCCAAGAGACTTACCAGCAAGTGGGAGCCAAGCACAACATTCACTGCAGGCGAATTTGACTTCCAATGAAGAAGTTGATGGCCTTATTTCCTGTCAATTGAACCTAACTCTGGCATCTTCTGCATTGCAAGTCAACAAAAATCCTTATTTAGCTAGGATGCCTCCACTACGTCAGGAAATTGTCAAATCTCCAGAATCAAGGTTTAACGAGAGTAACAAAGATTCTGACATGCGAGTTATTCAGAACATGAATCTGGGTAACGAGGGCACAACTTTATCCTCCTCCCAGGAGATCCCAAATAACAGTCAAGTGCCTGCATCAGCTCCAGCTAGAGTCAATGATGGTTTCTGGGAACAGTTCCTAACTGAAAGACCGGGCTCTTATGAAAATGAAGAGGCAAGTTCTAATTACCGAGCAAACTCTTATGATGAGCAGGATGAAAGAAGGTTAGGTTTCGGAGTGCCAAGAAATGCTAAAAACATGGAGCAGCTCTCTCTATGA